A stretch of Oryctolagus cuniculus unplaced genomic scaffold, mOryCun1.1 SCAFFOLD_210, whole genome shotgun sequence DNA encodes these proteins:
- the ONECUT3 gene encoding one cut domain family member 3, with the protein MELSLESLGGLHGVAHAQAGELLSPGHARSAAAQHRGLVAPGRQGLVASMASLLDGGGGGGGGGAGAAGGAGGAGSGADFRGELAGPLHPAMGMACEAPGLGGTYTTLTPLQHLPPLAAVADKFHQHAAAAAVAGAHGGHPHAHPHPAAAPPPPPPPQRLAASVSGSFTLMRDERAALASVGHLYGPYGKELPAMGSPLSPLPPALHGAPQPPPPPPPPPLAAYGAPGHLAGDKLLPPAAFEPHAALLGRSEDALARGLPGGGGGGAGGGGAGGGGAAGLLAPLGGLAAAGAHGPHAGGGGGGPGGGGGGGGGGGPGAGAAAEEINTKEVAQRITAELKRYSIPQAIFAQRILCRSQGTLSDLLRNPKPWSKLKSGRETFRRMWKWLQEPEFQRMSALRLAACKRKEQEQQKERALQPKKQRLVFTDLQRRTLIAIFKENKRPSKEMQLTISQQLGLELNTVSNFFMNARRRCMNRWAEEPGAAPGGPAGAGAAFSKA; encoded by the exons ATGGAGCTGAGCCTGGAGAGCCTGGGGGGCCTGCACGGCGTGGCCCACGCGCAGGCGGGCGAGCTGCTGAGCCCCGGCCACGCGCGCTCGGCGGCGGCGCAGCACCGCGGCCTGGTGGCGCCTGGGCGCCAGGGCCTGGTGGCCAGCATGGCGAGCCTGCtggacggcggcggcggcggcggcggcgggggcgcgggggccgcgggcggcgcgggcggcgcgggcaGCGGCGCCGACTTCCGCGGGGAGCTGGCCGGCCCGCTGCACCCTGCCATGGGCATGGCCTGCGAGGCGCCCGGGCTGGGCGGCACCTACACGACGCTCACGCCTCTGCAGCACTTGCCACCGCTCGCGGCCGTGGCCGACAAATTCCACCAGCACGCGGCGGCCGCGGCCGTGGCCGGGGCGCACGGCGGCCACCCCCACGCGCACCCGCACCCGGCGgccgcgccgcccccgccgcccccgccgcagCGCCTGGCGGCCAGCGTGAGCGGCAGCTTCACCTTGATGCGTGACGAGCGCGCAGCACTCGCCTCCGTGGGCCACCTCTACGGGCCCTACGGCAAGGAGCTGCCCGCCATGGGGTCGCCGCTGTCGCCGCTGCCACCCGCACTGCACGGCgccccgcagccgccgccgccgccgccgcccccgccgctggCCGCCTACGGCGCGCCGGGCCACCTGGCCGGGGACAAGCTGCTGCCGCCCGCCGCCTTCGAGCCGCACGCCGCGCTGCTGGGGCGCTCCGAGGACGCGCTGGCCCGCGGGCTgcccggaggcggcggcggcggtgcgggcggcggcggcgcgggcggcggcggcgccgcggGGCTGCTGGCGCCGCTGGGCGGGCTGGCTGCTGCCGGGGCGCACGGGCCGcacgctggcggcggcggcggcggcccgggcggcggtggcggcggtggcggcggcggcggccccggcgCGGGCGCGGCGGCCGAGGAGATCAACACGAAGGAGGTGGCGCAGCGGATCACGGCGGAGCTGAAGCGCTACAGCATCCCGCAAGCCATCTTCGCCCAGCGCATCCTGTGCCGCTCTCAGGGCACGCTCTCCGACCTGCTTCGCAACCCCAAGCCCTGGAGCAAGCTCAAGTCCGGCCGCGAGACCTTCCGCAGGATGTGGAAGTGGCTACAGGAGCCCGAGTTCCAGCGCATGTCGGCGCTGCGCCTCGCAG CTTGCAAGCGCAAGGAACAGGAGCAGCAGAAGGAGCGGGCGCTGCAGCCCAAGAAGCAGCGGCTGGTGTTCACCGACCTGCAGCGCCGCACGCTCATCGCCATCTTCAAGGAGAACAAGCGGCCGTCCAAGGAGATGCAGCTGACCATCTCGCAGCAGCTCGGCCTGGAGCTCAACACCGTCAGCAACTTCTTCATGAACGCGCGCCGCCGCTGCATGAACCGCTGGGCCGAGGAGCCGGGCGCCGCGCCTGGGGGCCCGGCCGGCGCGGGCGCCGCCTTCTCCAAGGCCTag